Proteins found in one Limnothrix sp. FACHB-406 genomic segment:
- a CDS encoding UbiD family decarboxylase — MPRDLRGFLKLLDERGQLRRITVPVDPNLEIAEIANRMLAAGGPALLFENVKGSPSPVAVNLLGTVERTCWAMNMDSPEELETLGRKLSMLQQPKPPKKISQAIEFGKVLFDVLRAKPDIDLFPACHQVVKRGEEVNLNEIPMIRPYPDDAGHVVTLGLVITKDCETKIPNVGVYRLQRQSNNTMTVQWLSVRGGARHLRKAAEQGQKLEVAIALGADPLLLMAAATPIPVDLSEWLFAGLYGGSGVHLTKCKTLDLEVPANCEMILEGTIDPSETAIDGPFGDHMGYYGPAAPGPLLRVHAVTHRKDPIYLTTFSGRPPKEEAMMAIALNRIYTPILRTQVPEITDFFLPMEGLSYKAAIISIDKAYPGQARRAALAFWSALPQFTYTKFVIVVDKSINIRDPRQVMWAVCSKVDPDRDVFILPENPLDSLDFATEKAGLGSRMGIDATDKIYPEIDREWGKVLESDPEVAATVDRRWAEYGLADINLMEVDANLFGYDIRR, encoded by the coding sequence ATGCCCCGAGATTTACGCGGCTTCTTGAAGCTTTTGGATGAGCGCGGTCAACTGCGCCGGATTACGGTTCCCGTTGATCCCAACCTGGAAATCGCCGAAATTGCCAATCGGATGCTGGCGGCGGGCGGGCCGGCCCTGCTGTTTGAAAACGTCAAGGGCAGCCCTAGCCCCGTGGCCGTGAACCTGTTGGGCACGGTGGAGCGCACCTGCTGGGCCATGAACATGGACTCGCCCGAGGAGCTGGAAACCTTGGGCCGCAAGCTATCGATGTTGCAGCAGCCGAAGCCGCCCAAGAAAATTTCCCAGGCGATCGAGTTTGGCAAGGTGCTGTTTGATGTGTTGCGCGCCAAGCCCGACATTGACCTATTTCCCGCTTGTCATCAGGTGGTGAAACGGGGTGAAGAGGTGAATCTCAACGAAATCCCGATGATTCGCCCCTATCCCGACGATGCGGGCCATGTGGTGACGCTCGGGCTGGTGATTACCAAAGATTGCGAAACCAAGATCCCGAATGTGGGGGTTTACCGGCTGCAACGGCAATCGAACAACACGATGACCGTCCAATGGCTGTCGGTGCGGGGCGGCGCGCGTCACCTGCGGAAGGCGGCGGAACAGGGCCAAAAACTGGAGGTGGCGATCGCCCTGGGGGCTGACCCGCTGTTGCTGATGGCGGCGGCCACACCGATCCCCGTGGACTTGTCTGAGTGGCTGTTTGCGGGTCTCTACGGCGGTTCCGGCGTACACCTGACCAAGTGCAAAACCCTGGATTTGGAAGTGCCGGCCAACTGCGAAATGATTTTGGAAGGGACGATCGACCCCTCGGAAACGGCGATCGACGGGCCCTTCGGCGACCACATGGGCTACTACGGCCCAGCGGCTCCCGGCCCCCTGCTGCGGGTTCATGCCGTCACCCACCGCAAAGACCCGATTTACCTGACCACCTTCAGCGGCCGACCGCCCAAGGAAGAGGCGATGATGGCGATCGCCCTCAACCGGATTTATACGCCGATTTTGCGGACGCAAGTGCCGGAAATTACGGACTTTTTCCTACCGATGGAAGGGTTGAGCTACAAGGCGGCAATCATCTCGATCGACAAGGCCTATCCAGGTCAAGCCCGCCGGGCCGCCTTGGCCTTTTGGAGCGCCTTGCCCCAGTTCACCTACACCAAGTTTGTGATCGTGGTGGACAAGTCCATTAATATTCGCGATCCGCGCCAGGTGATGTGGGCTGTTTGCTCCAAAGTTGACCCCGATCGGGATGTGTTTATCCTGCCGGAAAATCCTCTAGATTCCTTGGATTTTGCTACCGAAAAAGCCGGTCTCGGCAGTCGGATGGGCATTGATGCCACCGACAAGATTTACCCTGAAATTGATCGGGAATGGGGCAAGGTTTTGGAATCCGATCCGGAGGTGGCCGCCACGGTCGATCGGCGTTGGGCAGAATACGGCTTGGCGGATATTAACCTAATGGAAGTGGATGCCAATTTGTTTGGTTACGACATTCGGAGGTAG
- a CDS encoding VOC family protein, whose product MAVIRGLHVALNVTDLDRAARFYGGLLGLELIDRPLKFPGLWYAIGDWQIHLIVAPRVVSSIQDDRWGRNAHLVIAVDDLETLKTQLTEAGISWQASASGRAAIFAPDPDGNLLELQQS is encoded by the coding sequence GTGGCGGTAATCCGGGGGCTACATGTGGCATTGAATGTGACCGATCTCGATCGCGCCGCCAGATTTTACGGGGGATTGTTGGGGCTGGAATTAATCGATCGCCCCCTGAAATTTCCCGGTCTTTGGTATGCGATCGGCGATTGGCAAATTCACCTGATTGTTGCGCCCCGGGTGGTGAGTAGCATTCAGGACGATCGTTGGGGTCGCAATGCCCACCTGGTGATCGCGGTGGATGACCTAGAAACCCTCAAAACCCAACTCACCGAAGCAGGCATTTCCTGGCAAGCCAGCGCCTCCGGTCGCGCCGCCATTTTTGCCCCTGATCCCGACGGCAATTTATTAGAACTCCAGCAATCCTAA
- a CDS encoding nucleotidyltransferase family protein gives MATDAISIQKIYDRLTITPEQLKDFCIRWQIAELAVFGSILRDDFCDRGDDVSDIDLLYSLNQSSSHSLFDIMQMREELEKLCHRRIDLISKQGIKNSRNWLRRQEILNSEMILYAQK, from the coding sequence ATGGCAACTGATGCAATCTCAATTCAGAAAATTTACGATCGCCTAACTATCACTCCCGAACAGCTCAAGGATTTCTGCATTCGGTGGCAGATTGCCGAATTAGCCGTGTTTGGTTCAATTTTGCGAGACGATTTCTGCGATCGCGGAGATGATGTCAGTGATATTGATTTGCTTTACAGCCTGAATCAGTCTTCAAGTCATAGCCTTTTCGACATCATGCAGATGCGCGAAGAACTAGAAAAGCTTTGCCATCGAAGAATTGACTTGATTAGCAAACAAGGAATTAAAAATAGTCGTAATTGGCTGCGCCGCCAAGAAATCTTAAATTCAGAGATGATTCTATATGCCCAAAAATAG
- a CDS encoding DUF86 domain-containing protein, with translation MPKNSASRDDQSLLDIADSIQLIMEYIPNWGEFLESVKNQDAVIRRLIVIGEATKRLSMTFRNAHPDIPWKEMAGLRDVIVHDYDGIDFERLKPIIEVKLPDVLRQIEPLLPTPPQNS, from the coding sequence ATGCCCAAAAATAGTGCATCTAGAGATGATCAATCTTTACTGGATATTGCCGACTCCATTCAGTTAATCATGGAATATATCCCTAATTGGGGTGAGTTCCTGGAATCTGTCAAAAATCAAGATGCTGTCATTCGTCGTCTGATTGTTATTGGCGAGGCGACCAAACGATTGTCAATGACGTTTCGCAATGCTCACCCTGATATTCCTTGGAAAGAGATGGCAGGTTTAAGAGATGTGATCGTACATGACTATGATGGTATTGACTTTGAGCGACTGAAGCCCATCATTGAGGTCAAATTGCCTGATGTTTTGCGACAGATTGAGCCACTACTACCAACGCCACCTCAAAATTCATAG
- a CDS encoding nucleotidyltransferase family protein → MKTDTISIQEVYNRLTITPEQLRDFCIRWQIAELAVFGSILRDDFRLNGEIPSDIDLLFSEQVNARKNLILQVKMMFELEEMLHRKVDLISKKAVLEDPNTIRRQHILESAKVIYVEG, encoded by the coding sequence ATGAAAACTGACACAATATCAATTCAAGAAGTCTACAATCGCCTAACCATCACACCCGAACAGCTCAGGGATTTTTGCATTCGGTGGCAGATTGCCGAATTAGCGGTTTTTGGTTCAATTTTGCGAGACGATTTTCGTTTGAATGGCGAAATTCCCAGCGATATTGACTTGTTATTTTCTGAACAAGTCAATGCTCGAAAAAATCTAATCCTTCAAGTCAAGATGATGTTTGAGCTTGAAGAAATGCTGCATCGAAAAGTGGATCTAATCAGTAAAAAAGCAGTTTTAGAAGATCCTAATACTATTCGCCGTCAACATATCCTAGAGTCTGCCAAGGTCATCTATGTTGAGGGATAG
- a CDS encoding DUF86 domain-containing protein — MLRDRESVFDIVDSISKILTYTAGMTMADFMASDEKQDAVLRRILVIGEATKRLSPEFRQRYPEIPWKEIAGTRDIIVHDYHRVDAERIWDVVQSDLPNLLNVLTSVDQELQ, encoded by the coding sequence ATGTTGAGGGATAGGGAATCGGTATTTGATATTGTTGATTCAATCAGTAAAATCCTGACCTATACAGCAGGAATGACAATGGCTGACTTTATGGCCAGCGACGAAAAGCAAGATGCCGTCCTCAGACGCATCTTAGTAATTGGTGAAGCAACAAAGCGGTTATCCCCTGAATTTCGTCAACGTTACCCAGAAATTCCTTGGAAAGAAATTGCAGGAACTCGAGACATCATTGTTCACGACTATCATCGTGTTGATGCTGAAAGAATCTGGGATGTTGTGCAAAGTGACTTGCCGAATTTGCTGAATGTTTTGACTTCAGTAGATCAAGAGCTGCAATGA
- a CDS encoding ArsB/NhaD family transporter yields MLEQIGNLDAWIAGIVFITVIVVIMTEWIHLTVAAFLGALVLVFAHVMSLKEAIGYISQSHGTLALFLGVMILVRAFEPTKVFDYLATQMVILAQGKGKNLLLGIVGITTPICAVLPNATTVMLLAPLIPPLAEEVGVDFVPLLILMVFVANSAGLLTIVGDPATYIVGDAVNLTFTEYLTRLSLGGAVAIGVIILLLPILFRTTWKKELKNLDDLPHPKINHPRTLAFGGLIVLLVLVFFVIGESLPIPVSPAAVALLGAALALLLAHHSKIDTVNNILRDVDWSTLLFFMSIFVLIGGLQKTGVVSLLSGALAAMLGTNIFLGSIALIFFVGLVSSVVPNIPLVVAMVPLLKEYVVNVGMAGPEILAQDYSGSFPPQVLPLFYAMMYGATLGGNGTLVGASSNIVAAGIAELHGKSISFHRFLKYGIPVMLAQLVAASLYMMIRFLLPGQS; encoded by the coding sequence ATGCTAGAGCAAATCGGAAACCTAGACGCTTGGATTGCCGGAATTGTCTTCATCACCGTCATTGTGGTGATCATGACGGAATGGATTCACCTCACGGTTGCAGCCTTTTTGGGAGCGCTGGTGTTGGTGTTTGCCCACGTAATGAGCTTGAAAGAGGCGATCGGGTACATCAGCCAGAGCCATGGAACCCTCGCCCTCTTCTTGGGAGTCATGATTTTGGTGCGGGCCTTTGAACCCACCAAAGTTTTTGACTACTTAGCCACCCAAATGGTGATTTTGGCCCAAGGCAAAGGCAAAAATTTGCTGTTAGGGATTGTGGGCATCACAACGCCCATTTGTGCTGTTTTACCAAACGCCACCACAGTCATGTTGTTGGCTCCTTTAATTCCCCCATTGGCAGAAGAAGTGGGCGTAGATTTCGTGCCCCTTCTGATTTTGATGGTTTTTGTGGCCAACAGTGCCGGACTTTTAACCATTGTGGGTGACCCAGCCACCTACATTGTTGGGGACGCAGTAAATTTAACCTTCACCGAATACCTAACTCGCCTTAGCCTAGGGGGTGCTGTGGCGATCGGGGTGATTATTTTGCTGCTTCCTATTCTGTTCCGAACCACTTGGAAGAAAGAGCTGAAAAATCTGGACGACTTGCCCCACCCCAAAATTAATCACCCGCGCACATTAGCCTTTGGTGGTCTGATTGTGCTGCTCGTGTTGGTCTTTTTTGTGATTGGTGAGTCGTTGCCCATTCCTGTTTCTCCCGCCGCCGTTGCCCTCCTAGGTGCTGCGTTAGCCTTACTCTTAGCCCATCACAGCAAAATTGACACCGTTAATAACATTTTGCGAGATGTGGATTGGAGCACATTGCTGTTTTTCATGTCCATTTTTGTGCTGATCGGCGGCTTGCAAAAAACTGGCGTGGTCAGTCTTTTGTCAGGAGCCTTGGCAGCTATGCTCGGAACCAATATTTTCTTGGGTTCGATCGCCCTGATTTTCTTTGTGGGCTTGGTGTCTAGCGTCGTTCCCAATATTCCTTTGGTCGTGGCAATGGTTCCCCTGCTCAAGGAATATGTGGTGAATGTAGGGATGGCTGGGCCAGAAATCTTGGCGCAGGATTATTCTGGGAGCTTTCCTCCACAAGTGTTGCCCCTGTTTTACGCAATGATGTATGGGGCAACCTTGGGAGGAAATGGAACCCTAGTTGGCGCTTCTTCTAACATTGTGGCGGCTGGAATTGCTGAATTGCACGGCAAAAGCATCTCTTTTCACCGCTTTTTGAAGTATGGAATTCCGGTGATGCTAGCCCAACTAGTTGCTGCTTCTTTGTATATGATGATTCGGTTTTTGCTACCGGGTCAGTCCTAA
- a CDS encoding cysteine synthase A, which produces MDIKNGFVGTVGNTPLIRLNSFSDATGCEILGKAEFLNPGGSVKDRAALYIIEDAERRGLLKPGGTVVEGTAGNTGIGLAHICNAKGYKCLIVIPDTQSQEKIDLLRTLGAEVKTVPAVPYRDPNNYVKLSGRLAAEIPNAIWANQFDNLANRQSHYETTGPEIWAQTDGTVDAWVAATGTGGTYAGVAMFLKEQNPQAQMVLADPMGSALYSYAKTGELTMEGNSITEGIGNSRVTANMEGVPIDDAIRVTDPEALAVLAQLMKKEGLFMGGSVGINVGAAVKLAEKLGPGHTIVTVLCDGGSRYQSRLYNAEWLASKGLVMPD; this is translated from the coding sequence ATGGATATCAAAAATGGATTCGTCGGGACAGTTGGTAATACTCCACTGATCCGGCTCAACAGCTTTAGTGACGCAACCGGCTGCGAAATCCTGGGTAAAGCGGAATTTTTGAACCCTGGTGGGTCGGTTAAAGATCGGGCGGCCCTTTACATTATTGAAGATGCGGAACGGCGCGGGTTGCTGAAACCCGGCGGCACGGTGGTGGAAGGCACGGCAGGCAACACCGGAATCGGCCTCGCCCACATTTGCAACGCCAAGGGTTACAAGTGTCTGATCGTGATTCCCGATACCCAGTCCCAGGAAAAAATCGACCTGCTGCGGACGCTGGGGGCGGAGGTGAAGACCGTGCCCGCCGTGCCCTACCGCGATCCTAATAACTATGTGAAGCTGTCGGGTCGGTTGGCGGCGGAAATCCCGAACGCCATTTGGGCCAACCAGTTCGACAACTTGGCAAATCGTCAGTCCCACTACGAAACGACGGGGCCGGAGATTTGGGCGCAAACAGACGGCACGGTGGACGCTTGGGTGGCGGCGACGGGCACGGGCGGAACCTACGCGGGGGTGGCGATGTTCCTGAAGGAGCAGAACCCCCAAGCGCAAATGGTGCTGGCGGATCCGATGGGCAGTGCGCTCTACAGCTACGCGAAAACCGGGGAGCTGACGATGGAGGGCAACTCGATCACCGAGGGGATCGGGAATTCGCGGGTGACGGCGAATATGGAGGGCGTGCCGATCGATGATGCGATTCGGGTGACGGATCCGGAGGCGCTGGCGGTGCTGGCTCAGTTGATGAAAAAGGAGGGGCTGTTTATGGGCGGCTCTGTCGGCATCAATGTGGGGGCGGCGGTGAAGCTGGCGGAAAAACTGGGGCCGGGCCACACGATCGTCACGGTGCTGTGCGATGGCGGGTCGCGGTATCAATCGCGGCTGTATAACGCGGAGTGGCTGGCCAGCAAGGGGCTGGTGATGCCGGATTAA
- the pyrE gene encoding orotate phosphoribosyltransferase encodes MTVTAGNWAATAGEAELRDRLLDLLCDRAYREGDFTLSSGQKSTYYINCKPVTLHPEGALALGRLLLGQVPTGAAAVAGLTLGADPLVSAVSVVSALENRPISALIIRKEAKGHGTMAYIEGPALEPGSSVVVLEDVVTTGGSALKAVDRLREAGYQVDRVVAIVDRLQGGAELYAQHGLAFEALFSIADVQAHYAARSTQP; translated from the coding sequence ATGACCGTTACCGCTGGGAACTGGGCCGCCACTGCCGGTGAGGCTGAATTGCGCGATCGCCTGTTGGATTTGCTGTGCGATCGCGCCTACCGGGAAGGGGACTTTACCCTTTCGTCGGGCCAAAAAAGCACCTACTACATCAACTGCAAACCGGTGACGCTGCATCCTGAGGGGGCATTGGCGCTGGGGCGGTTGCTGCTGGGGCAAGTGCCGACGGGGGCGGCGGCGGTGGCCGGGTTGACCCTGGGGGCTGACCCGTTGGTGTCGGCGGTGAGTGTGGTGTCGGCGCTGGAAAACCGCCCGATTTCTGCCCTGATTATCCGCAAGGAAGCCAAGGGCCACGGCACGATGGCCTACATCGAGGGGCCGGCGTTGGAGCCGGGTTCGTCGGTGGTGGTGCTCGAAGATGTGGTGACGACGGGGGGGTCGGCCTTGAAGGCGGTCGATCGCCTGCGGGAAGCGGGCTACCAGGTCGATCGGGTGGTGGCGATTGTCGATCGGCTCCAGGGTGGCGCGGAACTGTACGCGCAACATGGCTTGGCCTTTGAGGCGCTATTCTCGATCGCCGATGTGCAGGCCCATTACGCGGCGCGATCGACCCAACCTTAA
- the fabG gene encoding 3-oxoacyl-[acyl-carrier-protein] reductase, whose protein sequence is MTETRLQNQVAVVTGASRGIGRAAALALAAEGAKVVVNYAASSGAAESLVAEIAGNGGEAIAVKADMSKPDEVDALLQATLDKWGRVDVWVNNAGITRDTLLLRMKLEDWQAVIDLNLTGVFLGTKAVSKVMLKQKSGRIINIASVAGQMGNPGQANYSAAKAGVIGFTKTVAKELAARGITVNAIAPGFISTDMTEGLDSEGILKAIPLGRYGKPEEIAGTVAFLAADPAAAYITGQTINVDGGMVMA, encoded by the coding sequence GTGACTGAAACCCGCCTGCAAAACCAAGTGGCTGTTGTGACCGGGGCTTCTCGGGGGATTGGCCGAGCCGCTGCCCTCGCCCTGGCCGCCGAAGGAGCCAAGGTGGTGGTGAACTATGCGGCCTCCAGTGGGGCGGCTGAAAGCTTGGTGGCGGAAATTGCCGGGAACGGGGGCGAGGCGATCGCCGTGAAAGCCGACATGTCCAAGCCCGATGAGGTAGACGCGCTATTGCAAGCCACCCTGGACAAATGGGGCCGGGTCGATGTGTGGGTGAACAACGCTGGGATTACCCGCGATACGCTGCTGCTGCGGATGAAGCTAGAAGACTGGCAGGCGGTGATCGACCTGAACCTGACCGGCGTGTTTTTGGGCACGAAGGCCGTCAGCAAGGTGATGCTGAAGCAAAAGTCCGGCCGGATCATCAACATCGCTTCCGTGGCGGGGCAAATGGGCAATCCGGGCCAGGCCAACTACAGCGCTGCGAAGGCAGGTGTGATTGGTTTCACGAAGACGGTGGCCAAGGAACTGGCGGCGCGAGGAATTACGGTGAATGCGATCGCCCCGGGGTTCATCAGCACGGACATGACCGAAGGCCTGGACAGCGAAGGCATCCTGAAGGCGATTCCGTTGGGTCGCTACGGCAAGCCCGAGGAAATTGCGGGCACGGTGGCCTTTTTGGCGGCCGACCCGGCGGCAGCCTACATCACGGGTCAAACGATTAACGTCGATGGCGGCATGGTAATGGCCTAG
- the recJ gene encoding single-stranded-DNA-specific exonuclease RecJ codes for MRATRWAIAPEDADRAAEIAAATGLSPLLAQVLINRGVDSPELAELFLDPDLEALPSPIAEFPDLASALDLLAEAIERGDRLGICGDYDADGMTSTALLIRAFRHLGADVTASIPSRMTDGYGINQRIVEEFHQNGISLILTVDNGIAAYEPIARARELGLTVILTDHHDVPPRIPPANAILNPKLIDPASPYAGLAGVGVAYVLAVALAQRMERSAPWKSLLQLFTLGTIADLAPLTGVNRRWVRRGLSLLPFSTVPGIRALQQVAGISVAGDGQGDGNATASTSKGPLKPEAIGFRLGPRINAVGRIHQPNVVIDLLTTDDSGEALERAMQCEEINQKRQQICNQIEQEAHAWYQSSDLDLKAARVMLVVQPDWHHGTIGIVASRLVERYGAPVFIGTYEEENPEQVRGSARSIPEFNVFEALEYCKDLLTKHGGHRAAGGFSLPAANLPAFEARLREFAQTCLQPEHICPLVQPDVRASLGELDGELYEQIDMLHPCGIGNPDPVFWSPGLQVVGQRQLGQDRKHLRLTVSDGTGQMEAIAWRWGDAFPLPPVVDVAYQLKENHWNGAVNLELDVVAIRPAVAGSAPARSPVLADRPATYDPAVTAAVPDKGLKPLAPNSRQPLAPPSPKRANFTFRDRPYNCAWGDRDGQPELRIRNPEGKVLALVDGEPTGLLGPNRETAEPVDLNHPFFRSLIAAAKGALTGADPANSGLTGAE; via the coding sequence ATGAGAGCCACGCGCTGGGCGATCGCCCCGGAAGATGCCGATCGCGCCGCTGAGATTGCAGCGGCCACGGGCCTGTCGCCGCTGTTGGCGCAGGTGCTGATTAACCGGGGTGTGGATTCACCGGAGCTGGCCGAGCTGTTTCTCGATCCGGATTTGGAGGCACTGCCCAGCCCGATCGCGGAGTTCCCCGACCTGGCCTCGGCGCTGGATCTGTTGGCGGAGGCGATCGAACGGGGCGATCGGCTCGGGATTTGCGGCGACTACGACGCGGACGGCATGACCAGCACCGCCCTGCTGATCCGCGCCTTCCGTCATTTGGGAGCCGATGTGACCGCCTCGATTCCCAGCCGGATGACCGATGGCTACGGGATTAATCAGCGGATCGTGGAGGAGTTTCACCAAAACGGAATCAGCCTGATCCTGACGGTGGACAACGGGATCGCCGCCTACGAGCCGATCGCCCGGGCCCGGGAGCTGGGGTTAACCGTGATCCTGACCGATCACCACGATGTGCCGCCCCGAATTCCGCCCGCCAACGCGATCCTGAACCCGAAATTAATCGACCCGGCCTCGCCCTACGCCGGATTGGCCGGGGTCGGTGTGGCCTACGTGTTGGCCGTTGCTTTGGCCCAGCGGATGGAGCGATCGGCCCCGTGGAAATCCCTGTTGCAACTGTTCACCCTGGGGACGATCGCCGACCTTGCGCCCCTGACCGGCGTGAATCGGCGCTGGGTCAGGCGGGGCCTCAGTTTGTTGCCCTTTTCTACCGTGCCCGGAATTCGCGCCCTGCAACAGGTGGCGGGGATCAGCGTGGCCGGCGATGGGCAAGGGGACGGCAACGCCACGGCCAGCACCAGCAAAGGCCCCCTAAAACCGGAGGCGATCGGCTTTCGGCTCGGGCCGCGGATCAACGCCGTGGGGCGGATTCACCAGCCGAATGTGGTGATCGACCTGCTGACCACCGATGACAGTGGTGAGGCCCTAGAGCGGGCCATGCAATGCGAGGAAATCAACCAGAAGCGCCAACAAATTTGTAACCAAATTGAGCAGGAAGCCCACGCCTGGTATCAGTCCAGCGATTTGGATCTGAAGGCGGCGCGGGTGATGCTGGTGGTGCAACCGGATTGGCACCACGGGACGATCGGGATTGTTGCCTCGCGGTTGGTGGAGCGTTACGGTGCGCCCGTGTTCATCGGCACTTACGAAGAAGAAAACCCCGAGCAGGTGCGCGGTTCCGCCCGCAGCATCCCGGAATTCAACGTGTTTGAAGCCCTGGAATATTGCAAAGACCTGCTAACCAAGCATGGCGGCCACCGGGCGGCGGGCGGCTTTTCGCTCCCGGCGGCCAATTTGCCGGCTTTTGAGGCGCGGTTGCGGGAATTTGCCCAAACCTGCTTGCAACCGGAGCATATTTGCCCGCTGGTGCAGCCCGATGTGCGGGCCAGCCTGGGCGAGCTGGATGGGGAGCTGTACGAACAAATCGATATGCTGCACCCCTGCGGCATTGGTAACCCCGACCCGGTGTTTTGGTCGCCGGGATTGCAGGTGGTGGGTCAGCGGCAGTTGGGGCAGGATCGCAAGCATTTGCGGCTCACGGTGTCCGATGGGACGGGCCAAATGGAGGCGATCGCCTGGCGCTGGGGCGATGCGTTTCCGTTGCCGCCCGTGGTGGATGTGGCCTATCAGCTCAAGGAAAACCACTGGAACGGCGCGGTGAATTTGGAACTGGATGTGGTGGCGATCCGGCCCGCTGTCGCTGGTAGTGCCCCGGCTCGATCGCCCGTCCTAGCCGATCGCCCGGCCACCTACGATCCAGCCGTAACAGCCGCCGTACCAGACAAGGGGCTTAAGCCCCTTGCCCCCAATAGCCGCCAGCCTCTTGCTCCCCCAAGTCCCAAGCGGGCCAACTTTACCTTCCGCGATCGCCCCTACAACTGCGCCTGGGGCGATCGGGACGGCCAGCCAGAATTACGGATCCGCAACCCCGAGGGCAAAGTGCTGGCCCTAGTGGACGGGGAACCCACCGGCCTGCTCGGCCCCAACCGGGAAACGGCCGAGCCAGTGGATTTGAATCATCCCTTTTTTAGATCGCTGATTGCCGCCGCCAAAGGGGCCCTAACTGGGGCTGATCCCGCTAATTCAGGCCTAACTGGGGCCGAATGA